A stretch of Lysinibacillus agricola DNA encodes these proteins:
- a CDS encoding enoyl-CoA hydratase/isomerase family protein: MDNEVLFSVSDGGVAFITLNRPKALNSLSYEMLKPIGEKLKEWQTNDQIHVIVLKGEGEKGFCAGGDIKTLYKARSSQEAFEKAENLFEEEYKVDMAIYRFPKPIIACLDGIVMGGGVGLTYGASHRIITERTKWAMPEMNIGFFPDVGAAHFLNKAPGFIGRYLALTASVIQAPDVLFANAADSYMDSDKLSEFLARVEQTEWHGLDVNVILNQLLTAYASHPVKNGKLSALQNEIDKHFSKDTVEEILESLEKDPSEFASETKQLLLSKSPSSLKITLKQLTDGKEKTLEECFATDLLLAKKFLRHDDFFEGVRSVVIDKDRNPQYIYKTVVDFTDEDIKKFFQDSGVKVNK; this comes from the coding sequence ATGGATAACGAAGTATTATTTTCGGTCAGTGATGGTGGGGTCGCATTTATTACGCTTAATCGCCCAAAAGCTTTAAATTCGCTTTCCTATGAAATGCTAAAGCCTATAGGTGAGAAATTAAAAGAATGGCAAACAAATGACCAAATCCATGTCATCGTTCTAAAAGGTGAAGGTGAGAAAGGATTTTGTGCTGGAGGTGATATCAAAACGCTTTATAAGGCACGTTCTAGTCAGGAAGCGTTTGAAAAAGCCGAAAATCTTTTTGAGGAAGAATATAAGGTTGATATGGCCATCTATCGTTTTCCAAAACCGATTATTGCCTGCCTGGACGGCATAGTTATGGGAGGTGGAGTAGGCTTAACCTATGGTGCAAGCCACCGAATCATTACAGAACGTACTAAATGGGCGATGCCGGAAATGAATATTGGATTCTTTCCAGATGTGGGAGCGGCCCATTTCTTAAATAAAGCTCCTGGATTTATAGGGCGTTACTTAGCCTTAACCGCATCAGTTATCCAGGCTCCAGATGTTCTCTTTGCAAATGCTGCTGATAGTTACATGGATAGTGATAAACTATCTGAATTCCTTGCACGTGTTGAACAGACGGAGTGGCATGGGCTAGATGTAAATGTGATTTTAAATCAGCTCTTAACTGCTTATGCTAGTCATCCAGTAAAGAATGGGAAACTTTCCGCTCTTCAAAACGAGATTGATAAACATTTCTCAAAGGATACGGTGGAAGAGATTTTAGAGTCATTAGAGAAGGATCCAAGCGAATTTGCATCGGAAACAAAGCAACTGCTTCTGTCTAAATCACCATCTTCATTAAAAATTACATTAAAGCAGCTAACAGACGGAAAAGAAAAAACACTAGAAGAATGCTTTGCCACTGATCTTCTATTGGCGAAAAAATTTTTGAGACATGATGACTTTTTTGAAGGTGTACGTTCCGTCGTGATTGATAAGGATCGAAATCCACAGTATATCTATAAAACAGTAGTTGATTTTACAGATGAGGATATAAAAAAGTTTTTTCAAGATAGTGGTGTTAAAGTAAATAAATAA
- a CDS encoding VOC family protein: protein MKLLEVTQEQKSLFGRIGYLCLPANNIDETIEWYQNKLGFKLKVPGFRMIVVM from the coding sequence GTGAAACTATTGGAAGTTACGCAAGAACAAAAGTCGTTATTCGGTAGAATTGGGTATCTCTGTTTACCAGCTAATAATATCGATGAAACAATTGAATGGTACCAAAATAAGCTTGGATTTAAGCTTAAAGTACCAGGTTTCAGGATGATAGTGGTTATGTAG
- a CDS encoding C40 family peptidase — MKKKWLLPIFASFMFFTGMGVHEAKAATIADITNTAKAYIGVPYQYGGTDIKTGVDCSAYTQIVFSKLGISLERTSTAQYQQGTSIAKDQLKTGDLVFFNTSGSGISHVGIYIGDSNFISATTSSGVKIDKINDPYYWGSRYVGAKRIANFTEGEVKDAEIDFSVYASRGEVALKLAKQLNLDTSNTNSSFPDITPASKYAGAAEALKKIGVFTGDENGKFNPGSPMTRGQLSKVLVEAFHLKQQGAALQFVDVPSTHWAYNYVSILASNKITVGKGDNTFGVNDNVTLVHLDAFIQRVAQ; from the coding sequence TTGAAGAAAAAATGGTTACTACCTATTTTCGCATCGTTTATGTTCTTCACAGGCATGGGTGTTCATGAAGCGAAAGCGGCAACAATAGCAGATATAACAAATACAGCAAAAGCATATATAGGTGTTCCTTATCAATATGGAGGAACAGATATTAAGACAGGTGTAGATTGTTCAGCATATACACAAATCGTATTTTCTAAGTTAGGGATTTCACTAGAACGTACATCTACAGCTCAATATCAGCAAGGTACTTCGATTGCTAAAGATCAGTTGAAGACTGGTGATCTTGTATTTTTTAATACTTCGGGAAGCGGTATTTCCCATGTTGGCATATACATAGGGGACAGCAATTTTATTTCAGCTACTACAAGTTCTGGGGTTAAAATCGATAAAATCAATGATCCCTATTACTGGGGATCTCGTTACGTAGGGGCAAAACGCATAGCAAACTTCACTGAAGGAGAAGTAAAAGATGCTGAAATCGACTTTAGCGTTTATGCATCGCGTGGAGAGGTAGCTCTTAAACTAGCTAAGCAGTTAAATTTAGATACTAGTAACACCAATTCAAGTTTTCCTGATATAACACCAGCGTCTAAATATGCGGGTGCAGCGGAAGCACTAAAAAAAATCGGCGTTTTTACGGGGGATGAAAATGGAAAATTCAATCCAGGTTCTCCGATGACACGTGGTCAATTATCGAAAGTTTTAGTGGAAGCATTCCATTTAAAACAACAAGGAGCAGCACTACAATTCGTTGATGTTCCAAGTACGCATTGGGCTTACAATTATGTATCCATTCTCGCTTCCAATAAAATTACGGTTGGTAAAGGTGACAATACTTTCGGGGTGAACGACAATGTCACACTAGTACATTTAGATGCCTTTATCCAACGAGTAGCTCAATAA